One region of Armigeres subalbatus isolate Guangzhou_Male chromosome 3, GZ_Asu_2, whole genome shotgun sequence genomic DNA includes:
- the LOC134226289 gene encoding large ribosomal subunit protein eL30: protein MVTAKKQKKALESINARLALVMKSGKYCLGYKQTLKTLRQGKAKLIIIANNTPHLRKSEIEYYAMLAKTGVHHYNGNNIELGTACGKYFRVCTLSITDAGDSDIIRTLPEAQAAQQ, encoded by the exons ATGGTTACCGCCAAGAAGcag AAAAAGGCTTTGGAGAGCATCAACGCTCGTCTGGCTCTGGTTATGAAGTCCGGCAAGTACTGCCTGGGCTACAAGCAGACTCTGAAGACCCTCCGTCAGGGCAAGGCCAAACTGATCATTATTGCCAACAACACCCCCCATCTCAG GAAATCCGAGATCGAATACTACGCTATGCTGGCCAAGACCGGTGTCCACCACTACAACGGTAACAATATTGAACTGGGAACCGCCTGCGGAAAGTACTTCCGCGTGTGCACTCTGTCCATCACCGATGCCGGTGATTCCGATATCATCCGTACCCTGCCGGAAGCTCAGGCTGCCCAGCAGTAA